A portion of the bacterium genome contains these proteins:
- the pdxH gene encoding pyridoxamine 5'-phosphate oxidase gives MGSLSEGDISPDPFIQFRVWLDAEVREGLRLPAAMIVATATRDGRPSVRTVLLNGADERGLVFYTNYESRKARELAENPAAAALFYWARSGRQVRAEGVVVRTSPEESDAYFRGRHRDSQIGAWASRQSEPIAGRQILEERVRALTEEHRDHEIPRPPYWGGYRLVPGGFEFWQSRPNRLHDRLRYTLDGDRWRIERLSP, from the coding sequence GTGGGCAGCCTGAGCGAGGGTGACATCAGTCCGGATCCATTCATCCAGTTTCGCGTGTGGCTGGACGCCGAGGTGCGCGAGGGACTGCGGCTCCCCGCCGCGATGATCGTCGCCACCGCCACGCGGGACGGCAGACCGTCGGTGCGGACCGTCCTCCTCAACGGGGCCGACGAGCGCGGCCTCGTTTTCTATACCAACTACGAGAGCCGCAAGGCGCGGGAACTTGCGGAGAACCCCGCCGCCGCCGCGCTGTTCTACTGGGCGCGAAGCGGACGTCAGGTCCGAGCCGAGGGCGTCGTGGTCAGAACGTCTCCCGAGGAATCGGATGCGTACTTTCGTGGACGCCACCGCGACAGCCAGATCGGGGCGTGGGCGTCGCGGCAGAGCGAACCGATCGCCGGGCGTCAGATTCTGGAGGAACGCGTCCGAGCGCTGACCGAGGAGCACCGCGACCACGAGATCCCGCGCCCGCCGTACTGGGGCGGGTACCGCTTGGTTCCCGGGGGCTTCGAGTTCTGGCAGAGTCGGCCCAACCGGCTCCACGACCGCCTCCGCTACACGCTGGACGGGGACCGCTGGCGCATCGAACGCCTATCGCCGTAG